The Kribbella shirazensis genomic interval GAGGCCCCATGGCTCGCCTACCTCGCGGGAGACAACCCCGGCTACCCGGAGGCGATGCTGGGCGTCGCTCTGTCGCAGGTGCAGCGCCGGATGGACCTGATGGCCGTCGACACCGTCGAACCGGCCGACATGAACATCCACCACTGGCAGCGGCACAACCCGGTCGCGACCGAGGCGCTGCTGCAGCTGACCACAGGTACGCCGCAACTGCTCTACAACGGCGGCCTGCTGCCACTGCGGGTCCTGTACCTCGACCCGGATCGCGGCCGGCCCGGACTGCCACCCGACGTGGCCGCACTGGTCGACACCGTCGAGCCGGACCGGACCGGTCTGCAGCTCGTGAACCTGTCGGCGACACAGACCCGCCGCGTCGTGGTGCAGGCGGGCAGCTTCGGCACGGACCGGATCGACGAGGTGACGGTCACCACGGCATCCGCGGAGGCGCCGGGCGACTACCCCGGCCCGTCGCCGGCGTACACCTCGACCCCGCCCGCACCGGGCCGCCGCACGGTCGTTGTCGGCGGCAACAGACTCGAAGTGACGATGCCGCCGGGCCGGACCATCCGGCTCGACCTGCGGCTGACCAGGAACACCTACCGCGCCGCACACCTGGCGCTTGACTGAGGAGACATATGAGCAGCACGGAACAAGCTCCGGTGACGCCGGTCTGGGACCTTCCGGTGCGCGGCGACAACCCGCCGGCGCCGGATCCCGAACTGCTGTCGCGGCTGTCCGAGATCGGGTCGGCCACCGCCTGTGCCCGGTTGCACAACCAGGGCATCCGCCGGACCTTCGTCGACGGTCCGACCAGCATGTTCCCCGGTAAGAAGGTGGTCGGCCGCGCGCTGACCCTGCAGTTCATGCCGCAGCGTGAGGACATCGCCGACGGGCAGAGCCAGGAGTACATCGAGCGCAGTACGGCGCTGTGGGCCGTGCTCGACGAGATCCAGCCCGGCGACGTCCTGGTGGTCCAGGCCTACGGCAGCCACACCACAGGCTGCTTCGGCGACATGCTGGTCCGCTACTTCAAGCTCCGCGGCGGCGCCGGCATCGTCGTCGACGGCCGGATCCGCGACGTACCCCGGGTGTCACAGCTCGACGTCCCGATCTGGTCGACCGGAGCCACCCCGCACTACGCGTCCCAGTCCGAACTGTTCCCGTGGGCGTACAACGTCCCGGTGGCGGTGGGCGGCGTCCTCACGCTGCCCGGGGACCTGGTGCTCGCCGACGACGACGGTGCCGTCGTCGTACCCCGCCGTCGCGCCGAGTCCGTCATCGAGGCGGC includes:
- a CDS encoding ribonuclease activity regulator RraA, coding for MSSTEQAPVTPVWDLPVRGDNPPAPDPELLSRLSEIGSATACARLHNQGIRRTFVDGPTSMFPGKKVVGRALTLQFMPQREDIADGQSQEYIERSTALWAVLDEIQPGDVLVVQAYGSHTTGCFGDMLVRYFKLRGGAGIVVDGRIRDVPRVSQLDVPIWSTGATPHYASQSELFPWAYNVPVAVGGVLTLPGDLVLADDDGAVVVPRRRAESVIEAAAEHDEWEKFSRRRIDEGAPLRDYYPLNEKTRLEYERWRSQNGNAGD